The Streptomyces sp. NBC_01237 genomic interval GGCTGACGGCCTGGAGAGCGGCGCCCGCCATGCCGAGCACCGCTCCGACGAGGAGTCCGGCGGCCATGCGCGGCAGGCGTGAGGCGATGACGACGGAGGCGTCCGCCGGGTCCGCCTGCCCGGTGAGCGCCTTCCACACCTCGGCGGGACCGACGGCGGAGGTGCCCTGTGCGATGTCGACGAGCGCGAGGGCGGCGACCAGCAGGACGAGCGTGGCCGTCACCGCGACCGCGCCGCCCTTCCGGGAAGCCGCGGCCGTGGTGGGGGCGGCGGGGGCGGTGGTGGTGACGGCCATGATGTCTACGCGCGCTCCGTCATCACTTCTTCAGTGCGGCGACGACCGAGTCGACATACGACTCCATCGACCCGGTGCCGCCGAACATCCACACCCCGTCGGGCAGCCGGTGCACCTTGTCCGCCTTCACGAAGGGGAGCGACTTCCACACCGCGTTGCCGGCGAGCGCTCCGGTGAACGGCGTGCTGCCCTTGTCGCCGTCGCTGCCGATGTACGCGAACTCCACGTCACCGAGCTTGGTCAGCCCCTCGACGTCGGTGGCGGCGAGGCCGTAGGCCGGGTCGCCCTTCATCGTCCAGGGGTTCTTCAGCCCGAGCTTCTCGTTGACCGCGCCGATCAGCGAGCCGCTGGTGTACGGCCGGATGGACACCTGGTTGCCGGTGACGTACCCGTCCGCGAAGGCGAACTCCGTGCCCGCGTGCCCGGCCTTCTCCAACTCCTGCTTGCCTTCGGCGAGCTTCGCCTCGAAGCCCTTCTTCAGCTTGTCGGCCTGCTCGGTGGTGCCCGTGGCCTTGGCGATCAGGTCCAGTTCGCCGGTCATCTGCCCGAGCGGATCGGCCGCGTCGGCGGCCTTCAGGTCCAGGACCGGGGCGATCTTCCGCAGCTGCGCGAGGGCGGCGGCCGGCAGGTCGCTGGTGGCCACGATGAGATCGGGCGCGAGGGCGGCGACGGTGTCCATGCTCGGTTCACCGCGGGTGCCGATGTCCTTCGGCTCGTTCGTCAGCGGAACGGCCGTGTCCCAGGTCTTGTACCCCTTGACGTCGGCGACACCGACCGGCTCGACACCCAGCGAGACCAGGTGCTCGACGACGTTCCACTCGGTCCCGACGACCTTCTTCGCGGGACCGTCCAGCTCCACCTTCGTGCCGGAGGCACCGGTGAGGGTGATGCGCTCGGCGGACTTGTTCGACTTGTCCGCGGCGGGCTCGGTCGTACCGCACGCGCTCAGGGCGATCGTGGCGGCGGTGGCCGCGGCGGCGGTGAGGAGGAGTCGTCTCATGAGGTGGTACTGAGCCTTTCACTGTGCGCGTCGTGCGCGTTCTGCTGGGTGTCCTGCGTCGTACTGCTGACCTAGGCGTTGCTGCCGGCTTGCGTCGTGATGCCGTCCTGCGCGCTGCTGCCGGCTTGCGTCGTGATGCCGTCCTGCGCGCTGCTGCCGTCCTGCGCGTTGCTGCTGTCCTGCGCGCCTTCGCTGTCCCGCACGCTGTCGCTGCCGGATGTCCTGTCGCCGTCCGCTGTCCGTCGTGTGTGGTGCCGGCCGATCGCACGGGTGCGCAGCCGCCCCGTCAGCGGATCGGTGGAGACCTCGATCCGGATGCCGTACGTGTCCGTCAGCCGCTCCGGGGTGAGCACGTGCTCGGGCTCTCCGTCCGCGATCACCCGTCCCGCCCGGAGCAGCACGATCCGATCGGCGACGGCCGCCGCCTGGTCCAGGTCGTGGAGTACCACCCCGACGGCGATCCCATGGTCGTCCGCCAAGTCCCTTATCAGGTCCAGCAGTTCCACCTGGTACCGCAGGTCGAGGTAGGTCGTCGGCTCGTCCAGCAGCAGTACGCCGGTCTCCTGGGCGAGACA includes:
- a CDS encoding ABC transporter ATP-binding protein is translated as MKVGEALTQAAHSRGHTLSATGVTVAYDGVDVVHEAFLELSPGRVTVLVGPNGSGKSTLLRTVARLQRARSAALTLDEGTDGFALTPREFSRHVALLTQGRPTPSGLTVRDVVEFGRYPYRGRWGRADEGGRAAVDRALGMTGVAELAERGAEHLSGGQLQRVWLAGCLAQETGVLLLDEPTTYLDLRYQVELLDLIRDLADDHGIAVGVVLHDLDQAAAVADRIVLLRAGRVIADGEPEHVLTPERLTDTYGIRIEVSTDPLTGRLRTRAIGRHHTRRTADGDRTSGSDSVRDSEGAQDSSNAQDGSSAQDGITTQAGSSAQDGITTQAGSNA
- a CDS encoding iron-siderophore ABC transporter substrate-binding protein — encoded protein: MRRLLLTAAAATAATIALSACGTTEPAADKSNKSAERITLTGASGTKVELDGPAKKVVGTEWNVVEHLVSLGVEPVGVADVKGYKTWDTAVPLTNEPKDIGTRGEPSMDTVAALAPDLIVATSDLPAAALAQLRKIAPVLDLKAADAADPLGQMTGELDLIAKATGTTEQADKLKKGFEAKLAEGKQELEKAGHAGTEFAFADGYVTGNQVSIRPYTSGSLIGAVNEKLGLKNPWTMKGDPAYGLAATDVEGLTKLGDVEFAYIGSDGDKGSTPFTGALAGNAVWKSLPFVKADKVHRLPDGVWMFGGTGSMESYVDSVVAALKK